In Papaver somniferum cultivar HN1 chromosome 1, ASM357369v1, whole genome shotgun sequence, a genomic segment contains:
- the LOC113300742 gene encoding uncharacterized protein LOC113300742, translated as MSTKNGGENRFPLETRNIRDHKCRLLAEKFEMKRIFHKAMSKDNSLPAELRDEHRLKLSKLPRNSSFTRIVNRCVFTGRARAVYKMFRMSRIVFRDLADKGALTGVKKSSW; from the coding sequence ATGTCAACTAAAAACGGTGGTGAGAATCGATTCCCACTGGAAACCCGAAACATTCGAGATCACAAATGCAGATTACTAGCTGAGAAATTTGAAATGAAGCGGATTTTTCATAAAGCAATGAGCAAAGATAACAGTTTACCAGCTGAATTGAGAGACGAACATCGTCTTAAGTTGTCAAAGTTGCCAAGGAATAGTTCATTTACAAGAATTGTTAATCGATGTGTTTTCACTGGTCGTGCTCGTGCTGTTTATAAGATGTTTCGTATGTCCAGAATTGTGTTCCGTGATTTGGCTGATAAAGGGGCTTTGACTGGTGTTAAGAAATCTTCTTGGTAG